Proteins from a genomic interval of Diprion similis isolate iyDipSimi1 chromosome 10, iyDipSimi1.1, whole genome shotgun sequence:
- the LOC124410899 gene encoding cytosolic carboxypeptidase 6: MSEADTDSDDSDAEGGLGNVNRLIIRPPGHSGKAKRGHLCFDASFETGNLGRVDLISEFEYDLFIRPDTCSPRLRFWFNFTVDNVRSDQRVIFNIVNISKCKNLFSVGMTPLVKSSSRPKWQRIPKRQVFYYKSVQHQNHHILSIAFAFDREDDVYQFVLTYPYSYTRYLNHLENLCTKCTNASVVKKETLTLSIQKRKVELISIATASENQRKVVAIMTRAHPGESPASFVCQGLMDFLVSNHPIAKVLRDYVVFKIIPMLNPDGVFLGNYRSSVMGMDLNRSWNRISDWTHPSLAATRGVLESLDKNPTAPLDLVLDLHAHTNATGVFVYGNTYDDVYRYERHTVLPKLLAQHAEDYEASNTMYNQDPSKSGTARRYLCSILSDRVNCYTIQVSMYGYCRKGSPGILPYTEEGYYRVGRNLGRAFLEYYKLTGLIPTGLPDQPSNKRGRQSRQRHRVPREPRPRTARTTAPLHLASIHEYGIRYLREEVAQALSRTRYRSMSGTRMNAGPGTATGAGGLPRYARFRSPGAPVVGSAITPTEPRLTIVDFNQLTRGGLELAMGKNKCKISNRSPQRYSKPPRR, encoded by the exons ATGTCGGAAGCTGATACAG ATAGTGACGACAGCGATGCCGAAGGTGGTCTCGGTAATGTAAACAGGCTGATAATTCGGCCACCAGGCCACAGTGGAAAAGCCAAACGAGGACATCTTTGCTTCGACGCATCTTTTGAGACCGGAAATTTAGGGCGAGTCGATCTCATCTCAGAATTCGAATACGACTTGTTTATACGTCCAGATACATGCAGCCCGCGTCTCCGGTTCTGGTTCAATTTTACCGTAGACAACGTGAGGAGTGATCAAAGAGTGATATTCAACATAGTGAACATTTCAAAGTGCAAGAATCTCTTCAGCGTAGGAATGACACCACTGGTAAAGAGCTCTAGCAGACCGAAATGGCAGCGAATACCAAAGAGGCAAGTGTTTTACTACAAGTCAGTGCAGCACCAGAATCATCATATATTAAGCATAGCCTTCGCCTTCGACCGAGAAGATGACGTTTATCAGTTTGTACTAACCTATCCGTACTCTTACACACGCTACTTGAATCACCTGGAGAACCTTTGCACAAAGTGTACAAACGCGTCTGTCGTGAAGAAGGAAACTCTGACCTTGTCGATTCAGAAACGAAAAGTAGAACTTATATCCATAGCAACCGCCAGTGAAAACCAGAGAAAAGTTGTTGCTATCATGACCAGAGCACATCCCGGGGAATCCCCAGCGTCTTTCGTTTGCCAAGGACTTATGGACTTTCTTGTCAGCAATCATCCGATTGCAAAAGTTCTGAGAGACTACGTCGTCTTCAAGATCATCCCAATGTTAAACCCGGACGGAGTATTCCTCGGGAACTACAG ATCCTCGGTGATGGGAATGGACCTGAACAGATCTTGGAACAGGATATCAGACTGGACACATCCAAGTCTTGCGGCGACCCGGGGGGTCCTGGAGAGTTTGGATAAAAATCCCACGGCACCTTTGGATCTCGTTCTAGATTTACACGCGCATACTAATGCCACAGGAGTTTTCGTCTATGGGAATACGTACGACGATGTTTACCG GTACGAACGACACACGGTCCTTCCAAAATTGTTGGCCCAACACGCCGAAGACTACGAAGCATCGAACACTATGTACAACCAGGATCCCAGTAAATCAGGCACCGCGCGACGTTACCTCTGCTCAATATTAAGCGACCGTGTCAACTGCTATACGATTCAAGTTTCGATGTATGGCTACTGCAGGAAAGGTAGTCCCGGAATTTTGCCCTATACAGAAGAAGGAT ACTACAGGGTAGGGCGCAATTTGGGCCGTGCTTTTCTCGAGTACTACAAGCTGACCGGACTAATTCCCACTGGATTACCTGATCAACCATCGAATAAACGCGGTCGTCAGTCCAGACAGAGACACCGTGTTCCGAGAGAGCCTCGTCCAAGGACTGCGAGGACAACGGCCCCTCTACACCTCGCAAGCATCCATGAGTACGGCATTCG GTATCTGCGCGAGGAGGTGGCTCAAGCTTTGTCCCGTACGCGGTACAGATCGATGAGTGGTACCAGGATGAACGCCGGCCCAGGAACAGCGACGGGTGCAGGAGGGCTGCCTCGCTACGCGAGATTTCGAAGCCCCGGGGCTCCAGTCGTCGGTTCTGCTATCACGCCGACAGAACCGCGACTGACTATCGTCGATTTCAACCAGTTAACTAGGGGCGGACTCGAGCTAGCCATGGGAAAGAACAAGTGTAAAATATCAAACCGCTCCCCGCAGCGGTACAGCAAACCGCCGAGAAGATAG